A region from the Aphis gossypii isolate Hap1 chromosome 1, ASM2018417v2, whole genome shotgun sequence genome encodes:
- the LOC126549306 gene encoding hrp65 protein-like isoform X5 — MAQIKDEKISDTSLNGPNAHHGPNANHKPKEEFHGGGRGGRGNRFQPYGGPNRDRKGGPPRDNNMPRGDFRNDSNHGDNHQGDNDVMNRGSRNHSESGRGGRRGGGVGGGVFRGGPPNRGDDRLTRADALWNERLMQIMGPTHEIPQTDTTERKFLSQCRLYIGNLVDCSEEELIEMFKPYGEVSENFLNKEKMFAFIRLDYRTNAEKAKRELDGQMRKGRMLKIRFAPIAAAIKVKNLTPFVSNELLEYAFSIFGDIERCQVMVDERGNSTGEGVIEFSRKNAASNALKRCSEGCFFLTSSLRPCVVETYEFVDSSDGLPDKLLPKKTMDFQKQRDVGPRFANPNSFEHEFGTRWKQLAELYKKKEEALKREMKLEEEKLEAQMEYARYEHETEMLREQLRQREMDRERQKMEWEMKERQAEDQRLREEDIFRRQSEDLSMRMHHQDEEMRRRQQDNSSFMQDHRGPGKPQFDGPPIPVEGMFVHKLKALIVQGGMGGESQVANQIQLCLAFG; from the exons ATGGCGCAAATCAAAGACGAGAAAATTAGTGACACGTCGTTAAACGGGCCAAATGCACACCATGGTCCCAATGCTAACCACAAACCGAAAGAAGAATTCCACGGTGGTGGCCGCGGTGGAAGAGGAAACCGCTTTCAACCGTACGGTGGACCGAATAGAGACCGCAAAGGTGGTCCTCCGAGAGACAACAAtatg CCTAGAGGAGATTTTCGCAATGATAGTAATCATGGTGATAATCATCAAGGAGATAATGATGTAATGAATAGAGGCAGTCGCAATCATTCGGAGAGTGGAAGAGGTGGAAGGCGTGGAGGAGGTGTAGGTGGAGGTGTCTTTAGAGGTGGTCCACCTAATCGAGGTGATGATCGTTTAACTAGAGCTGAT gCTCTGTGGAATGAACGTTTAATGCAAATTATGGGCCCAACTCATGAGATTCCACAAACTGATACCACTGAAAGAAAGTTCCTTAGTCAGTGTCGTCTTTATATTGGAAACTTAGTGGATTGCTCTGAAGAAGAATTGATAGAAATGTTTAAACCTTATGGAGAagtttctgaaaattttttgaataaggaAAAAATGTTTGCGTTTATTAgattg GATTATCGTACTAATGCAGAAAAAGCCAAAAGAGAATTAGATGGTCAAATGCGTAAAGGGCGTATGTTAAAAATCAGATTTGCTCCCATTGCTGCTGCTATCAAAGTAAAAAATCTTACTCCATTTGTTTCCAATGAACTTCTAGAATAtgctttttcaatatttggtgat ATTGAACGTTGCCAAGTGATGGTAGATGAAAGAGGTAACTCAACTGGTGAAGGTGTTATTGAATTTTCACGTAAAAATGCAGCAAGTAATGCTTTGAAACGTTGTTCAGaaggttgtttttttttgaccag ttcacTTCGTCCTTGTGTAGTTGAAACTTATGAGTTTGTAGACAGTTCAGATGGTCTTCCAGACAAGTTATTGCCCAAAAAAACTATGGATTTCCAGAAACAAAGAGATGTTGGTCCAAGATTTGCTAATCCAAATTCCTTTGAACATGAATTTGGTACTCGTTGGAAACAATTAGctgaattgtataaaaaaaaagaagaagctTTAAAACGTGAGATGAAAttagaagaagaaaaattagAGGCTCAAATGGAATATGCTCGTTATGAACACGAGACTGAAATGCTTAGAgaac aattgcGCCAACGAGAAATGGATAGAGAACGACAAAAAATGGAATGGGAAATGAAAGAACGTCAAGCAGAAGATCAAAGACTTAGAGAAGAAGATATTTTCAGAAGACAGAGTGAAGATCTAAGTATGCGAATGCATCATCAAGATGAAGAGATGAGGAGGCGTCAACAAGATAATTCATCATTTATGCAG gacCATAGAGGACCGGGTAAACCACAGTTTGATGGACCGCCTATTCCTGTAGAAGGTATGTTTGTTCATAAACTCAAAGCTTTAAttg taCAAGGAGGAATG GGTGGGGAAAGCCAAGTGGCAAATCAG aTTCAACTCTGTTTGGCGTTTGGTTAA
- the LOC126549306 gene encoding hrp65 protein-like isoform X9: MAQIKDEKISDTSLNGPNAHHGPNANHKPKEEFHGGGRGGRGNRFQPYGGPNRDRKGGPPRDNNMPRGDFRNDSNHGDNHQGDNDVMNRGSRNHSESGRGGRRGGGVGGGVFRGGPPNRGDDRLTRADALWNERLMQIMGPTHEIPQTDTTERKFLSQCRLYIGNLVDCSEEELIEMFKPYGEVSENFLNKEKMFAFIRLDYRTNAEKAKRELDGQMRKGRMLKIRFAPIAAAIKVKNLTPFVSNELLEYAFSIFGDIERCQVMVDERGNSTGEGVIEFSRKNAASNALKRCSEGCFFLTSSLRPCVVETYEFVDSSDGLPDKLLPKKTMDFQKQRDVGPRFANPNSFEHEFGTRWKQLAELYKKKEEALKREMKLEEEKLEAQMEYARYEHETEMLREQLRQREMDRERQKMEWEMKERQAEDQRLREEDIFRRQSEDLSMRMHHQDEEMRRRQQDNSSFMQDHRGPGKPQFDGPPIPVEVQGGMIQLCLAFG; the protein is encoded by the exons ATGGCGCAAATCAAAGACGAGAAAATTAGTGACACGTCGTTAAACGGGCCAAATGCACACCATGGTCCCAATGCTAACCACAAACCGAAAGAAGAATTCCACGGTGGTGGCCGCGGTGGAAGAGGAAACCGCTTTCAACCGTACGGTGGACCGAATAGAGACCGCAAAGGTGGTCCTCCGAGAGACAACAAtatg CCTAGAGGAGATTTTCGCAATGATAGTAATCATGGTGATAATCATCAAGGAGATAATGATGTAATGAATAGAGGCAGTCGCAATCATTCGGAGAGTGGAAGAGGTGGAAGGCGTGGAGGAGGTGTAGGTGGAGGTGTCTTTAGAGGTGGTCCACCTAATCGAGGTGATGATCGTTTAACTAGAGCTGAT gCTCTGTGGAATGAACGTTTAATGCAAATTATGGGCCCAACTCATGAGATTCCACAAACTGATACCACTGAAAGAAAGTTCCTTAGTCAGTGTCGTCTTTATATTGGAAACTTAGTGGATTGCTCTGAAGAAGAATTGATAGAAATGTTTAAACCTTATGGAGAagtttctgaaaattttttgaataaggaAAAAATGTTTGCGTTTATTAgattg GATTATCGTACTAATGCAGAAAAAGCCAAAAGAGAATTAGATGGTCAAATGCGTAAAGGGCGTATGTTAAAAATCAGATTTGCTCCCATTGCTGCTGCTATCAAAGTAAAAAATCTTACTCCATTTGTTTCCAATGAACTTCTAGAATAtgctttttcaatatttggtgat ATTGAACGTTGCCAAGTGATGGTAGATGAAAGAGGTAACTCAACTGGTGAAGGTGTTATTGAATTTTCACGTAAAAATGCAGCAAGTAATGCTTTGAAACGTTGTTCAGaaggttgtttttttttgaccag ttcacTTCGTCCTTGTGTAGTTGAAACTTATGAGTTTGTAGACAGTTCAGATGGTCTTCCAGACAAGTTATTGCCCAAAAAAACTATGGATTTCCAGAAACAAAGAGATGTTGGTCCAAGATTTGCTAATCCAAATTCCTTTGAACATGAATTTGGTACTCGTTGGAAACAATTAGctgaattgtataaaaaaaaagaagaagctTTAAAACGTGAGATGAAAttagaagaagaaaaattagAGGCTCAAATGGAATATGCTCGTTATGAACACGAGACTGAAATGCTTAGAgaac aattgcGCCAACGAGAAATGGATAGAGAACGACAAAAAATGGAATGGGAAATGAAAGAACGTCAAGCAGAAGATCAAAGACTTAGAGAAGAAGATATTTTCAGAAGACAGAGTGAAGATCTAAGTATGCGAATGCATCATCAAGATGAAGAGATGAGGAGGCGTCAACAAGATAATTCATCATTTATGCAG gacCATAGAGGACCGGGTAAACCACAGTTTGATGGACCGCCTATTCCTGTAGAAG taCAAGGAGGAATG aTTCAACTCTGTTTGGCGTTTGGTTAA
- the LOC126549306 gene encoding hrp65 protein-like isoform X1, with protein MAQIKDEKISDTSLNGPNAHHGPNANHKPKEEFHGGGRGGRGNRFQPYGGPNRDRKGGPPRDNNMPRGDFRNDSNHGDNHQGDNDVMNRGSRNHSESGRGGRRGGGVGGGVFRGGPPNRGDDRLTRADALWNERLMQIMGPTHEIPQTDTTERKFLSQCRLYIGNLVDCSEEELIEMFKPYGEVSENFLNKEKMFAFIRLDYRTNAEKAKRELDGQMRKGRMLKIRFAPIAAAIKVKNLTPFVSNELLEYAFSIFGDIERCQVMVDERGNSTGEGVIEFSRKNAASNALKRCSEGCFFLTSSLRPCVVETYEFVDSSDGLPDKLLPKKTMDFQKQRDVGPRFANPNSFEHEFGTRWKQLAELYKKKEEALKREMKLEEEKLEAQMEYARYEHETEMLREQLRQREMDRERQKMEWEMKERQAEDQRLREEDIFRRQSEDLSMRMHHQDEEMRRRQQDNSSFMQDHRGPGKPQFDGPPIPVEGMFVHKLKALIVQGGMGGESQVANQESTPFVETFVRDNQGVLPPPGLFDAGPRGDRGGRWGQDRRNGQDRRRF; from the exons ATGGCGCAAATCAAAGACGAGAAAATTAGTGACACGTCGTTAAACGGGCCAAATGCACACCATGGTCCCAATGCTAACCACAAACCGAAAGAAGAATTCCACGGTGGTGGCCGCGGTGGAAGAGGAAACCGCTTTCAACCGTACGGTGGACCGAATAGAGACCGCAAAGGTGGTCCTCCGAGAGACAACAAtatg CCTAGAGGAGATTTTCGCAATGATAGTAATCATGGTGATAATCATCAAGGAGATAATGATGTAATGAATAGAGGCAGTCGCAATCATTCGGAGAGTGGAAGAGGTGGAAGGCGTGGAGGAGGTGTAGGTGGAGGTGTCTTTAGAGGTGGTCCACCTAATCGAGGTGATGATCGTTTAACTAGAGCTGAT gCTCTGTGGAATGAACGTTTAATGCAAATTATGGGCCCAACTCATGAGATTCCACAAACTGATACCACTGAAAGAAAGTTCCTTAGTCAGTGTCGTCTTTATATTGGAAACTTAGTGGATTGCTCTGAAGAAGAATTGATAGAAATGTTTAAACCTTATGGAGAagtttctgaaaattttttgaataaggaAAAAATGTTTGCGTTTATTAgattg GATTATCGTACTAATGCAGAAAAAGCCAAAAGAGAATTAGATGGTCAAATGCGTAAAGGGCGTATGTTAAAAATCAGATTTGCTCCCATTGCTGCTGCTATCAAAGTAAAAAATCTTACTCCATTTGTTTCCAATGAACTTCTAGAATAtgctttttcaatatttggtgat ATTGAACGTTGCCAAGTGATGGTAGATGAAAGAGGTAACTCAACTGGTGAAGGTGTTATTGAATTTTCACGTAAAAATGCAGCAAGTAATGCTTTGAAACGTTGTTCAGaaggttgtttttttttgaccag ttcacTTCGTCCTTGTGTAGTTGAAACTTATGAGTTTGTAGACAGTTCAGATGGTCTTCCAGACAAGTTATTGCCCAAAAAAACTATGGATTTCCAGAAACAAAGAGATGTTGGTCCAAGATTTGCTAATCCAAATTCCTTTGAACATGAATTTGGTACTCGTTGGAAACAATTAGctgaattgtataaaaaaaaagaagaagctTTAAAACGTGAGATGAAAttagaagaagaaaaattagAGGCTCAAATGGAATATGCTCGTTATGAACACGAGACTGAAATGCTTAGAgaac aattgcGCCAACGAGAAATGGATAGAGAACGACAAAAAATGGAATGGGAAATGAAAGAACGTCAAGCAGAAGATCAAAGACTTAGAGAAGAAGATATTTTCAGAAGACAGAGTGAAGATCTAAGTATGCGAATGCATCATCAAGATGAAGAGATGAGGAGGCGTCAACAAGATAATTCATCATTTATGCAG gacCATAGAGGACCGGGTAAACCACAGTTTGATGGACCGCCTATTCCTGTAGAAGGTATGTTTGTTCATAAACTCAAAGCTTTAAttg taCAAGGAGGAATG GGTGGGGAAAGCCAAGTGGCAAATCAG GAATCAACGCCGTTCGTGGAAACTTTTGTACGTGACAATCAAGGAGTATTGCCGCCACCAGGCCTTTTCGACGCTGGCCCTAGAGGAGACAGGGGCGGACGGTGGGGTCAAGACAGACGTAACGGCCAGGATCGTAGAAGATTTTAA
- the LOC126549306 gene encoding hrp65 protein-like isoform X7: MAQIKDEKISDTSLNGPNAHHGPNANHKPKEEFHGGGRGGRGNRFQPYGGPNRDRKGGPPRDNNMPRGDFRNDSNHGDNHQGDNDVMNRGSRNHSESGRGGRRGGGVGGGVFRGGPPNRGDDRLTRADALWNERLMQIMGPTHEIPQTDTTERKFLSQCRLYIGNLVDCSEEELIEMFKPYGEVSENFLNKEKMFAFIRLDYRTNAEKAKRELDGQMRKGRMLKIRFAPIAAAIKVKNLTPFVSNELLEYAFSIFGDIERCQVMVDERGNSTGEGVIEFSRKNAASNALKRCSEGCFFLTSSLRPCVVETYEFVDSSDGLPDKLLPKKTMDFQKQRDVGPRFANPNSFEHEFGTRWKQLAELYKKKEEALKREMKLEEEKLEAQMEYARYEHETEMLREQLRQREMDRERQKMEWEMKERQAEDQRLREEDIFRRQSEDLSMRMHHQDEEMRRRQQDNSSFMQDHRGPGKPQFDGPPIPVEVQGGMGGESQVANQIQLCLAFG, translated from the exons ATGGCGCAAATCAAAGACGAGAAAATTAGTGACACGTCGTTAAACGGGCCAAATGCACACCATGGTCCCAATGCTAACCACAAACCGAAAGAAGAATTCCACGGTGGTGGCCGCGGTGGAAGAGGAAACCGCTTTCAACCGTACGGTGGACCGAATAGAGACCGCAAAGGTGGTCCTCCGAGAGACAACAAtatg CCTAGAGGAGATTTTCGCAATGATAGTAATCATGGTGATAATCATCAAGGAGATAATGATGTAATGAATAGAGGCAGTCGCAATCATTCGGAGAGTGGAAGAGGTGGAAGGCGTGGAGGAGGTGTAGGTGGAGGTGTCTTTAGAGGTGGTCCACCTAATCGAGGTGATGATCGTTTAACTAGAGCTGAT gCTCTGTGGAATGAACGTTTAATGCAAATTATGGGCCCAACTCATGAGATTCCACAAACTGATACCACTGAAAGAAAGTTCCTTAGTCAGTGTCGTCTTTATATTGGAAACTTAGTGGATTGCTCTGAAGAAGAATTGATAGAAATGTTTAAACCTTATGGAGAagtttctgaaaattttttgaataaggaAAAAATGTTTGCGTTTATTAgattg GATTATCGTACTAATGCAGAAAAAGCCAAAAGAGAATTAGATGGTCAAATGCGTAAAGGGCGTATGTTAAAAATCAGATTTGCTCCCATTGCTGCTGCTATCAAAGTAAAAAATCTTACTCCATTTGTTTCCAATGAACTTCTAGAATAtgctttttcaatatttggtgat ATTGAACGTTGCCAAGTGATGGTAGATGAAAGAGGTAACTCAACTGGTGAAGGTGTTATTGAATTTTCACGTAAAAATGCAGCAAGTAATGCTTTGAAACGTTGTTCAGaaggttgtttttttttgaccag ttcacTTCGTCCTTGTGTAGTTGAAACTTATGAGTTTGTAGACAGTTCAGATGGTCTTCCAGACAAGTTATTGCCCAAAAAAACTATGGATTTCCAGAAACAAAGAGATGTTGGTCCAAGATTTGCTAATCCAAATTCCTTTGAACATGAATTTGGTACTCGTTGGAAACAATTAGctgaattgtataaaaaaaaagaagaagctTTAAAACGTGAGATGAAAttagaagaagaaaaattagAGGCTCAAATGGAATATGCTCGTTATGAACACGAGACTGAAATGCTTAGAgaac aattgcGCCAACGAGAAATGGATAGAGAACGACAAAAAATGGAATGGGAAATGAAAGAACGTCAAGCAGAAGATCAAAGACTTAGAGAAGAAGATATTTTCAGAAGACAGAGTGAAGATCTAAGTATGCGAATGCATCATCAAGATGAAGAGATGAGGAGGCGTCAACAAGATAATTCATCATTTATGCAG gacCATAGAGGACCGGGTAAACCACAGTTTGATGGACCGCCTATTCCTGTAGAAG taCAAGGAGGAATG GGTGGGGAAAGCCAAGTGGCAAATCAG aTTCAACTCTGTTTGGCGTTTGGTTAA
- the LOC126549306 gene encoding hrp65 protein-like isoform X4, producing the protein MAQIKDEKISDTSLNGPNAHHGPNANHKPKEEFHGGGRGGRGNRFQPYGGPNRDRKGGPPRDNNMPRGDFRNDSNHGDNHQGDNDVMNRGSRNHSESGRGGRRGGGVGGGVFRGGPPNRGDDRLTRADALWNERLMQIMGPTHEIPQTDTTERKFLSQCRLYIGNLVDCSEEELIEMFKPYGEVSENFLNKEKMFAFIRLDYRTNAEKAKRELDGQMRKGRMLKIRFAPIAAAIKVKNLTPFVSNELLEYAFSIFGDIERCQVMVDERGNSTGEGVIEFSRKNAASNALKRCSEGCFFLTSSLRPCVVETYEFVDSSDGLPDKLLPKKTMDFQKQRDVGPRFANPNSFEHEFGTRWKQLAELYKKKEEALKREMKLEEEKLEAQMEYARYEHETEMLREQLRQREMDRERQKMEWEMKERQAEDQRLREEDIFRRQSEDLSMRMHHQDEEMRRRQQDNSSFMQDHRGPGKPQFDGPPIPVEVQGGMESTPFVETFVRDNQGVLPPPGLFDAGPRGDRGGRWGQDRRNGQDRRRF; encoded by the exons ATGGCGCAAATCAAAGACGAGAAAATTAGTGACACGTCGTTAAACGGGCCAAATGCACACCATGGTCCCAATGCTAACCACAAACCGAAAGAAGAATTCCACGGTGGTGGCCGCGGTGGAAGAGGAAACCGCTTTCAACCGTACGGTGGACCGAATAGAGACCGCAAAGGTGGTCCTCCGAGAGACAACAAtatg CCTAGAGGAGATTTTCGCAATGATAGTAATCATGGTGATAATCATCAAGGAGATAATGATGTAATGAATAGAGGCAGTCGCAATCATTCGGAGAGTGGAAGAGGTGGAAGGCGTGGAGGAGGTGTAGGTGGAGGTGTCTTTAGAGGTGGTCCACCTAATCGAGGTGATGATCGTTTAACTAGAGCTGAT gCTCTGTGGAATGAACGTTTAATGCAAATTATGGGCCCAACTCATGAGATTCCACAAACTGATACCACTGAAAGAAAGTTCCTTAGTCAGTGTCGTCTTTATATTGGAAACTTAGTGGATTGCTCTGAAGAAGAATTGATAGAAATGTTTAAACCTTATGGAGAagtttctgaaaattttttgaataaggaAAAAATGTTTGCGTTTATTAgattg GATTATCGTACTAATGCAGAAAAAGCCAAAAGAGAATTAGATGGTCAAATGCGTAAAGGGCGTATGTTAAAAATCAGATTTGCTCCCATTGCTGCTGCTATCAAAGTAAAAAATCTTACTCCATTTGTTTCCAATGAACTTCTAGAATAtgctttttcaatatttggtgat ATTGAACGTTGCCAAGTGATGGTAGATGAAAGAGGTAACTCAACTGGTGAAGGTGTTATTGAATTTTCACGTAAAAATGCAGCAAGTAATGCTTTGAAACGTTGTTCAGaaggttgtttttttttgaccag ttcacTTCGTCCTTGTGTAGTTGAAACTTATGAGTTTGTAGACAGTTCAGATGGTCTTCCAGACAAGTTATTGCCCAAAAAAACTATGGATTTCCAGAAACAAAGAGATGTTGGTCCAAGATTTGCTAATCCAAATTCCTTTGAACATGAATTTGGTACTCGTTGGAAACAATTAGctgaattgtataaaaaaaaagaagaagctTTAAAACGTGAGATGAAAttagaagaagaaaaattagAGGCTCAAATGGAATATGCTCGTTATGAACACGAGACTGAAATGCTTAGAgaac aattgcGCCAACGAGAAATGGATAGAGAACGACAAAAAATGGAATGGGAAATGAAAGAACGTCAAGCAGAAGATCAAAGACTTAGAGAAGAAGATATTTTCAGAAGACAGAGTGAAGATCTAAGTATGCGAATGCATCATCAAGATGAAGAGATGAGGAGGCGTCAACAAGATAATTCATCATTTATGCAG gacCATAGAGGACCGGGTAAACCACAGTTTGATGGACCGCCTATTCCTGTAGAAG taCAAGGAGGAATG GAATCAACGCCGTTCGTGGAAACTTTTGTACGTGACAATCAAGGAGTATTGCCGCCACCAGGCCTTTTCGACGCTGGCCCTAGAGGAGACAGGGGCGGACGGTGGGGTCAAGACAGACGTAACGGCCAGGATCGTAGAAGATTTTAA
- the LOC126549306 gene encoding hrp65 protein-like isoform X2, with protein MAQIKDEKISDTSLNGPNAHHGPNANHKPKEEFHGGGRGGRGNRFQPYGGPNRDRKGGPPRDNNMPRGDFRNDSNHGDNHQGDNDVMNRGSRNHSESGRGGRRGGGVGGGVFRGGPPNRGDDRLTRADALWNERLMQIMGPTHEIPQTDTTERKFLSQCRLYIGNLVDCSEEELIEMFKPYGEVSENFLNKEKMFAFIRLDYRTNAEKAKRELDGQMRKGRMLKIRFAPIAAAIKVKNLTPFVSNELLEYAFSIFGDIERCQVMVDERGNSTGEGVIEFSRKNAASNALKRCSEGCFFLTSSLRPCVVETYEFVDSSDGLPDKLLPKKTMDFQKQRDVGPRFANPNSFEHEFGTRWKQLAELYKKKEEALKREMKLEEEKLEAQMEYARYEHETEMLREQLRQREMDRERQKMEWEMKERQAEDQRLREEDIFRRQSEDLSMRMHHQDEEMRRRQQDNSSFMQDHRGPGKPQFDGPPIPVEGMFVHKLKALIVQGGMESTPFVETFVRDNQGVLPPPGLFDAGPRGDRGGRWGQDRRNGQDRRRF; from the exons ATGGCGCAAATCAAAGACGAGAAAATTAGTGACACGTCGTTAAACGGGCCAAATGCACACCATGGTCCCAATGCTAACCACAAACCGAAAGAAGAATTCCACGGTGGTGGCCGCGGTGGAAGAGGAAACCGCTTTCAACCGTACGGTGGACCGAATAGAGACCGCAAAGGTGGTCCTCCGAGAGACAACAAtatg CCTAGAGGAGATTTTCGCAATGATAGTAATCATGGTGATAATCATCAAGGAGATAATGATGTAATGAATAGAGGCAGTCGCAATCATTCGGAGAGTGGAAGAGGTGGAAGGCGTGGAGGAGGTGTAGGTGGAGGTGTCTTTAGAGGTGGTCCACCTAATCGAGGTGATGATCGTTTAACTAGAGCTGAT gCTCTGTGGAATGAACGTTTAATGCAAATTATGGGCCCAACTCATGAGATTCCACAAACTGATACCACTGAAAGAAAGTTCCTTAGTCAGTGTCGTCTTTATATTGGAAACTTAGTGGATTGCTCTGAAGAAGAATTGATAGAAATGTTTAAACCTTATGGAGAagtttctgaaaattttttgaataaggaAAAAATGTTTGCGTTTATTAgattg GATTATCGTACTAATGCAGAAAAAGCCAAAAGAGAATTAGATGGTCAAATGCGTAAAGGGCGTATGTTAAAAATCAGATTTGCTCCCATTGCTGCTGCTATCAAAGTAAAAAATCTTACTCCATTTGTTTCCAATGAACTTCTAGAATAtgctttttcaatatttggtgat ATTGAACGTTGCCAAGTGATGGTAGATGAAAGAGGTAACTCAACTGGTGAAGGTGTTATTGAATTTTCACGTAAAAATGCAGCAAGTAATGCTTTGAAACGTTGTTCAGaaggttgtttttttttgaccag ttcacTTCGTCCTTGTGTAGTTGAAACTTATGAGTTTGTAGACAGTTCAGATGGTCTTCCAGACAAGTTATTGCCCAAAAAAACTATGGATTTCCAGAAACAAAGAGATGTTGGTCCAAGATTTGCTAATCCAAATTCCTTTGAACATGAATTTGGTACTCGTTGGAAACAATTAGctgaattgtataaaaaaaaagaagaagctTTAAAACGTGAGATGAAAttagaagaagaaaaattagAGGCTCAAATGGAATATGCTCGTTATGAACACGAGACTGAAATGCTTAGAgaac aattgcGCCAACGAGAAATGGATAGAGAACGACAAAAAATGGAATGGGAAATGAAAGAACGTCAAGCAGAAGATCAAAGACTTAGAGAAGAAGATATTTTCAGAAGACAGAGTGAAGATCTAAGTATGCGAATGCATCATCAAGATGAAGAGATGAGGAGGCGTCAACAAGATAATTCATCATTTATGCAG gacCATAGAGGACCGGGTAAACCACAGTTTGATGGACCGCCTATTCCTGTAGAAGGTATGTTTGTTCATAAACTCAAAGCTTTAAttg taCAAGGAGGAATG GAATCAACGCCGTTCGTGGAAACTTTTGTACGTGACAATCAAGGAGTATTGCCGCCACCAGGCCTTTTCGACGCTGGCCCTAGAGGAGACAGGGGCGGACGGTGGGGTCAAGACAGACGTAACGGCCAGGATCGTAGAAGATTTTAA